atttttataatttttaaaagattaaatttttagtagatttttttcattttatgagaTTAACTCCTTCACTACGCCCAAATATATTACGCCCAAATATATTAAAGCAAAaatataaccataaattttaactCCAAATTTTTAGAATCCATAAataatgtgtgtatatatattgctGGGCAAATAATGTATATATTTATCAAtgctttaatttttacttttataattcatttcattatttttttttctttggcagTCCAATTCTGTAATGGAGAAAGAGAGTGGTTCTTTTTCATTTACATGGATATGAACATTGATAATATGCATAACAAAGCAATTGAAAAAGGTGGAGATGAATTAGGTTTTTGGCAATCAATTggtgataggaaatgtgtgaagGACACCAATGGAAATATATTAGCCACCAagattacttttatttatttttcgggATCTCCTTCCCATAGAAAGAAAACACATTGGAGAATCGATGAATTTCGACTACCCATTCAATTCTACACTCTACATAATTCTAAGGtaccattatttttatttaagataattaagtatatatatttatgtatttatcGATGAATTTCGACTACCCATCCAATTATACACTCTACATAATCCTAAGGTACCATTTTTATATATAagattaattaaatatatattcatGCATTTGAATCATGTTTTGTAATACAACgtatttaatttactttaataaTTTATACTTGAGTATTTTATTGAGTTAGTGTTATAGTCAATCGGACattaatttaatcataaaattattaaaatattttttatataaaaattaaattatatttttataaatatattttatttttatataataaatcaataaaaatttaattgtaaTGATATTTGATAAACAATTAATTTTACCatttaattaaagtatcgaataatttttataaaatatttgttaTGTAAATTTTCTTTACTCGTGTATCATAAATCTAATttgtattaattaaatatttttgaaacAATAATGTATTTGTGTTATGTTGGTGTTGTTTTATAAACTGTATGTATTGCGTTTTAGTTATTTTACAAACATTTATTTTCATACGTTTTGAGCCCTCAAATGTCAATTTTCACCCAATTAACCATTTTTACAATAAAATAATATCTAGGGATTTAAATGATTATCTAATTTTAGGGTTTCTTATATTGTTTCCTAATTAAAGTTAATTATATGCcccatgtgttattattatttttataaatattatttttctcattgtttgatatatatatatataataacttcACATTAAAGTAAAACgtatttctctctctctcttttttccttAGAAAATAGAAGGAAATAACTTCACAGAGGTTTGTAATTCTTGTTTTTAACAGGAGAAGTGGGCTGCTGGGAGACTTACACGAGGCAGAGACTACACTAGTTTTTGATTGAGCTCGCAAACGGTGAACTTGGCTTCCGCTTACTTCGTATTCGAATTTTTAGACGCTCGAATTCGGGTTTAgatttttttagaattaaatttttttggATTCGGGGTTTTTTAGTTGGATCTATTACAGATATAAAATTTTTTGAGTAAGCACAAATATTTTAGATTTGGGTTCAGATCGAACGAGACAAACTTTGATGGATTCAAATTGTAATGGCCAATTTTTGGCCCAGGTCAATAAACTCAAATAATAAAACAATCTAATTAATAGTTCATGACCCAAAACCTAAACCAGcccaaaatttaaaacccaattAAAATCCCCATCAATTCACTACCTAAACTAACCCTAGCCCATTACAAAGAGAACAGCAGCAACCCTAGCTCAAAGCTTCAGTCGTCGCATGCCCTCTTCAACCTTGGCCGCCGCACGACTCCTCACACGCGTCTGATCGCTCGCGTCACCTACAAAAACGAGACCAACACGCAAGCAAAAGGAAACAACGAACAAGAGGACAAAAAACAATAGCAAAcaacaaagagaaaaaaaaacaatGAAGAAACAGACAAAGAATAGACATAGAACGAgcatgtattcggctataaaagccattttcGATACCTTTGTATTTTTTTACGAATATTAAGTAAtcgaaaaagaaagaaacaagcAAAAGGTTGATTTTAGTTTCCATATCTCGTTTTCCTTTTgttctcttattttcttttttattttctatctTTTTGTCTTCATTTGTAAATCTGTTTTAAACAAAAAAATGTAAAAAGAGGAGGAAACTTACCTGAACCCCACGGCCGTGGCATCGGAGAGCTCTTCTTTGTCGCCAAAGTGGGGCCCAAAAGGGGCTGAGAGTCTCCTCCCTTCGACGTTTTCGGGTTTTGGAGGTAGGGCCTTTAGAGGTGCTCCAAAATGGGGCTAAACGAACCCATCTTCTTGCATCGTCGGTCACCGGGAATGGTGGTGGTGCGGCAGTCACGATGGCGGCAATAATGAGTTTTCTAACCCTAGTAGAGAAGAAATAAAGGAGGGGGtgtttaaaagtttttttttaaagagcagtaaaaatgaatttaaaaaaaaaatatgacTTAAGAAGCAAACGGCTTCGTTTTGGTGATTGGGTTcagaggccaaaacgacgtctTTTTGGGCCTCTGACCCGCCCGACCCGATCCTCCCTAGGGGGATCCGCTCGTTTTCAGTAAATGGGCTATTTACGCCCGCGGTCCTTCCGCATATTTGattcttttaatttaatccttttttattttccttttatttttaaatttgatcgcgtaattttttctttgtttcaatttggtcctcagACCATTTGAAGAGGCTGACGGGTGAAACGCAGCGTATAAGGGCTGGGAATATTTTCCCAATCGATCCCTCAGTTTTCAAGCGCGTTTCAAATCCGTCCTCTGCCCTTTTTTATCCGAATTTgcctttttaattttatttaaattttgatttagtcctttctatATACTTGCATTTATTTTATTCGAATTTGGACCCTAAAGTTTCATTTTATTTACAATCTAACCCTTTTTCATGTAAATTTAGACTCTttgattctttttttttcatttattttaaactattttatttattttaaattttatatgataAACTGTTTTAAATTGTTTTGGATGTATTATTctaaattatttcatatattatatactttgaatcgctttatatatattatttattttacacttttgtgtatgtatatatatatatatattatctattttaaaattattcatatgaatcttttttaatttgctttgtgtaatatagattttaaaattcttttacattatttattttaaactcgcTTTATgcattattcattttaaattgttttattatttattttaaaattttatatatattatcaatttcaattgttatttctatttttttatctATATATACTAGTTATTTCTTAGATGTCTTGTATATTACTTATTTCAAGTTTCtttttacataatatttattttaaactcatttatatattatttatcttaaaattttttatatattgttcATTTTAAACTCTTTccgtatattatttatttcaaactttCGCCTATATTacctattttaaaatttcttatacatatattctatttttaaattgttttgtacattattgatattaaatttcttttttcacattatttattttaaattcatttcttatcattttaaaatttgttttacgttttattcattttaacttgctttgtaatttttttaaattgttatatattatttaattcgtttgtctttgattattaatgattagtatttaaataatgtatgttgtgtgattattgccattgtgtgtatttttatttgtttatttcatatttttgcatTATTGTTATTCATTCGTATAATGTTGTGTTCATGTATCCTTGCTCTAGGCTCATTACTATATTTCTATTTCATATCATCGCCTCATGATTCAAGTCTCGTTGCACTTATATGATAAATCGTTTTATTTTAATCGAAACAAACAATACACGTCGTTTAAATATCGTACTCGCTATggttcaaaaacaaaattttctaaataaggcaatgttttgcgttttggaacatcgaggaattgtgccctaacttacggggtttcggtttTCTCATTgattctaaatagccaaatatcctttcgagttttaaaacacacgaaattctaattaaaattaaagacaaacttgcgctcgggagttcatgagatcgtgtcctaacttacgggatgtgatactcggATATCTCGATACGAGGAAATCTTTAGCAATCGTTTTGATCTAATTCAAGTGTTTTTTTTAAATCGACATTAATAAAAAAAGATCATATTTTAAATCCgttctcgattttcaactttcgatattaagacactaactaatcaattcggtaccaattttgggcgtgacgagggtgctaatccttcctcgcacgtaaccgactcccgaacctgttctcTCGAGTTTTGTAGACCAAATACCGTTTTAGTAagctaaaatgttttattaaaacaaaggtgatcctatcaaacctaataaagatcggtgaCGACTCTCGTTTTAATCTTCGCTTTTAAACAAAGTCGATTCttgttttcaaaaaatggtttcgacagtttggcaactccactggggactttgagagtcgagccataaattaattaatttttgttttttgtcaaaaattgaaaatctgttttaaaattatgattactTCATTGCATGTTATCTGTTACTTTCGTGGTTTCTTCATAATATGTTTACTTTAGTGGTTTAATTCTTTTGATGTATCTTTGCATATCGCATCGCATAAATTGACCAATTTTACCCTTTTAAGTGAGAGtaagaaactattccttcgtgaggtcttcacctttGTAAGAAACTATTcattcgtgaggtcttcacctctgtataggatagtggatcgctttcgagaTACATTTGTACCTACGTCTTCGTAAGATTTTCATCTCTgtatagccgtagggaaatgcattcccctgaactgaacccGGTCCGTATGAGCCtctaatgggtgaagatcgaggaatctgctagttcaagtacctttactttagaaccgaaccgcatataatgagccctaagagtctaccctaggtagaaccacaccaaaccctagtggttacccgaATAGGTGCTTGATTATTTCCTTTTTGCTTTGAGTTTTATTCTTTGTTTTTAATACTGACTTGTTGTGTATTGCTGTTATTGTATGGCATATCATCataaaaaggtgttgattcacgttCGGTTATTAGATAGAAAAGCTTAGCATGGAAAATGggtttcttgatagagtggaggataatgcggctGTCCGAATATGGTTCGAGAGCACGCAacaagagaaaggagatagtttgaCCGAGGGATATGAATCAGAGTTAtgggatttcactcgcatcagTGTGACTCAGAATGACCTGCAAGAGCTAAAAGAGATATGGGATAGTTGGAACGACGAGATCAAGCAACTCTTTTACTGTAATTACGATGACCTACCCTATCTGCTCGATGTAAAGGTGGGAAAATACTTATTTTGAGCCCTCGTGCAGTTTTAGAATCCAGCCTACAGTTGCTTCACCTTCGAAGCAGtcgatttggtacctactatagaggAATACATGGCTTTACTTAATTGCCCGAAGATTCAAGCCAACGGGGCCTATTCAAGACCTGTTAACGTCCcacattttttgaaaaaattaatgaATATCATGGGGATGAGCAAACAATGGGTTGCAGCCTGTATCAAACATAAAGGAGATAGTAAGTGTATTCCTTGGAGGAATTTGAGGGGCTTGATCCTTGCACACCCGGATATGAAGAAGAGGGTTGGCGTTTTCGCCTTGAGCTTCTACGGTTTGATCGTCTTTCTCAAGACATTAGGACATGTAGAGGAAGCCGTCTcagatttattcgatcgacttgATAAAAGGGACCACACCCGTCCCGGTAATCCTTGCAGAAACTTTCAGATCTTTGAACACATGTCGGAGGACGGGCGAAGAAAGATTCGTAGGATATGCGTAGTTATTGTTGGCTTGGTTCCACAACTACTTTTGAAAGGTAGAAAATGTCTCCTATCGAGTTTTCTCCAAGGACTATTCCCCATTAAGAGAATTAGTGGCTACATCGAGGCGAGAGAAAAATGGATAGCTATTCTCCAGTGTTTGCAAGGCgaagatgttgaatggagggTTCCATGGTTGATCCCCAATGAGATATTATATCAGTGCGGTGATTTTGACTGGGTCCCTCTAGCTGGAATATAGGGAGCCGTTGGATACGCTCCACTACTTGTGTTAAGGTAGTATCGATCAAGGCAATTTATACCGGTGACACAAGGATTGGCCCAATGTGAGTTCTCTTATAAAGACAACAATTATAAGAAGAAGGTTCGTGAGATATCAGATGCTTGGAACCAAACCCGAAGAATAAAAGGATTCACCACAGGCCCAATGACGACCCTCGAGTATGAATGGTGGTGGGGTAAGAAAGTCAATGATAACATCTCTAGGCCGAATCAAGGGAGCACTCGATCAATAGAAGAGCATTTATGAATCATCCCATCTGAGTTAGAGAtcatcaagtaagactttgagAAAAAGAAACTCGGAATTGGGAAAGAAGATAAAGCAGCTAGAAGATAAGAAGATGAAATTAGGATTAGACGTTGATATCCACAAGCTAAAGGCTGAGAAATtaagaaaaggaaaaaacaaaGTCGAGGAAGATTTGAATAGTCTAAAAACTGATTACAAGAAGCTGCGTATATTGATAAGAACTGCCGGTTTAGGTAAAACGTCGGAACAGTGATGTcaagaaattaaagaagaaaaaacTAGAGCCGATTATTGGGAGAGAAAGTTTCAAGATGTCCGAGTATGGGAGGACGCTCTGAAAAGGAGTCTGTTAGAAAGCCAAAACGAAAGAGAAAGGTTATGAGCTCGGGTGGTCGAATTAAAAAAATCACTACATCAACATCGTAGCCGTAACTCCGTAATTGAGTTGAAGGCTAGTTTAAGCAGGATCGAGGAGTTAAAAGGAAAAGTAGAGGAATTTGAGATTGCACTACGAGATTGCAAGATTCAAGTAGAACTTCTTGAGGCAAACAACGACCATTGCAGGGAACAGCTTCAC
This window of the Gossypium arboreum isolate Shixiya-1 chromosome 12, ASM2569848v2, whole genome shotgun sequence genome carries:
- the LOC128285657 gene encoding protein FEZ-like; translated protein: MEDQVDGNEDYGDKLPVGFRFLPTDVELVTHYLINKVIYNPFSSFIFQEINATELYTKSPKNSVQFCNGEREWFFFIYMDMNIDNMHNKAIEKGGDELGFWQSIGDRKCVKDTNGNILATKITFIYFSGSPSHRKKTHWRIDEFRLPIQFYTLHNSKEKWAAGRLTRGRDYTSF